In Halorussus salilacus, the DNA window GATTCATCGAGGCGACCCGCCGCCCGACCAGATGCTGATACCACGCGTCGACGACGCGCCGCACCCGCTGGAGAGTCTGGGCACTGTATTCCCGTTCTGCTCCCTCATTCAACCAGTCAAATGCTGCATAGACCGCGTCAACGGCTTCGTAAGCTGGATTCTCTCGGTCCCGTTGAATCGGTGTGAGGAGGTCGTCCATCCCGTTCGCCTCCTGGTAGGCACGTACGTAGAGGTTCAGTCGCGTTCGCAGCGCGTCGACAGAAGACGACGCCAGACTGTACCGTGATTTTCGCCGGTTGAGGAACTGTTCGAGGGCGTCGATTGTTGCATCATTCGATGTTGCCCATGTGTAGCCTTCTTCATTGTCCCCGAGCTCGAGATCCTCGTTCCAGAACTCTCCAAACGAGCGGTCGTGATGGCGACGGAGAGCGGCGAGGAACGCCCGTGCATCGTGGTCTCGAAACCACTGGTGGGTTGGTTTCTCGCTCGTTGGATCGATACCCTCTGTTTCGAGGCAGGGGGCAATCTCGTCCCAGTACAGGTCCGTGAAGTCCTCGAGCGAATACGAGGTCCATCGGACTCCCTCGAATGATGGCACTCGCTCAGCGTCGGTCTCGCTCTCCTGTTCGGCGTCCGATTGACTCATTGTAGTGGTCTCTGAGGGGCTCGACTGTCTGAAACTGGATTGGTGCAAAACCTCGATAGAAGCCTGATCGCGGCCCAGTATGGCGATTCTAAGAGTGGCATATTCGAGTTGTTCAGCGTTTTGGTCGGATTCGTTATTAGTTTGTGGGTTCGGCTGACCGAGAGAGTCTGCGTAACCCACGGAAAATCTGGCGATAAAATGCGCTATACGAATAAACCGTATACTGCGATACTCATTTTGAGGGGGCCCTGTGAGCGGGGAGTCACGCATACGTTGATGCTTCGCCGCTACGTTATTTTTTAGACAGCGATCAGCCCCAGCCACCAGGCAGTGAACCACGATCCTGCACGAAACCCTCCGATTGTACCCATGCCAGTTGATCCCGTATGCGGGATGGAAATTCTGATGGACGCCACAGAAGCGAACACCGACTACGAGGACGAGTCATTCTACTTCTGTTCGACGGACTGCCTCGAACTATTCGAAGGTGCCCCCAAGAAGTACGTCGAGACCCCCCACCCGCACCTCATCGAGGCGAGTGGAACCGTTCTCCCACGACTGCCATACGGCCGTGCAAAGGGCGAGTTCGATATCGAAATCAAAGATCCCACGTCGCTCCAGGAGGGCGACAGCGTTCGCTTCTCGAAGGAGATCACGGACGACGACGTCCGGAAATTCGCCGAGGCGACCAGCGACACGAACGCCCTCCACCTCAACGACGCGTTCGCTGAGAAGACGAGGTTTGGCCACCGGATCGTCCACGGGACACTCGTCTCCGGACTCATCAGCGCCGCCCTCGCGTGTTTCCCCGGCCTCACGATCTACATCTCGCAGAATCTCGAGTTCCGACGCCCGGTCGACATCGGCGAATCACTGACGGCTCTATGCAAGATCGTCGACGAACTCGAAGGCGACCGGTATCGACTCACGACGCGCATCGAAAACGACGCTGACGAAATCGTCCTCGACGGGACGGCGACGGTGCTGATCGACCCTCTCCCGGAGTGACTCGTTCGTACAGCCAGGTTAAGACCATGAATCCGTTCACAGCCCCATTGAAGACTCACCGCAGATTGCTTACCCAGGGAATGGAAACCGCCGAGAAGATGTGCCTTCTTCCGAATCGGCTCGAAGATCTCGCCTCTGTCGAGGTCGGGAAGACTCCGAGTGAGGTCATCTACTCCGAGAACAAACTCAATCTCCTCCACTACGAGCCACTCACAGACGACCCGCACAACACGCCCCTCCTCGTCGTCTATGCGTTGATCAACCGTCCCTACATTCTCGACCTCCAGCCCGACAAGAGCGTAGTTCGGCGATTCCTTGAGGACGGCTTCGACGTCTATCTCATCGACTGGGGCGAACCGTCCCAACTTGACGCATCGCTGACGCTGGGCGACTACGTGAAGCGGTATATCGATAACTGCGCCGACGTCGTCCGTGAGCGAACTGGCACTGACGCCATCAACATCCTCGGCTACTGCATGGGCGGGACGCTGAGCACGATGTACGCGGCTCTCCATCCGGAGAAGGTCGCCAATCTCGGGCTCATGGCGACGGGCCTTTGTTTCGACGATACGGGTGGTATCCTCGAACAATGGGGAAGCGAGGAGTACTTCGATCCAGAAGCGATTACCGAGACGTACGGAAACGTCCCAGCGGAGTTTCTCGCGACGGGGTTCGCCCAGATGAACCCCGTCGATACGTACCTCGGCAAGTACACGATTCTGTTCGACAATCTCGATGACAGGACCGCCGTCGAGAACTTCGGCCGTATGGAACGCTGGGTGCGCGATGGGGTTGACGTCGCGGGAGAAGCCTACCGCCAGTTCATTGAAGACATTTACCAGAAGAACGCACTCTACCAGAACGAACTGGTACTGGACGGAACCCCTGTCGACATCGGAAATCTCACGATGCCGGTGTTACAGATCATTGGCTCGTTCGACCATCTCATCCCGCCTGACGCGAGCAAGCCCTTCACCGAGGTTATTCCGAGTGAGGACACCGACATCTACGAATTCCCGACCGGCCATGTCGGGATGGCCGTCTCAGGGAAGGCTCACGCGGAGTTGTGGCCTCGTGTCGCGACGTGGTTCCGTGAGCGGTCGGTAACACAGATTGAGGAGTCGGCCACGGTCAGCCGAGGTGAGGCTGAAGCGGAGGCTGACCACGATCAGTCGCTGCAGACGCTCGACGGGATCGGTCCGACGTATGAGGAGCGTCTCCACGACGCAGGGATCACGACGGTGACGCAACTCGTAGCCGCAGACCCAGTCCAGCTTGCTGACCGACTCGGTCTCAGCGAATCACGAGTGACGTCTTGGATTGAGCAAGCGAGGCAGTTCGGGGGTTCGTCCGACGATAGTACTGGAAGCAGTTGACCGTCGATTCGTGGCAGTGACCAGCGCTCACGTGACGACAATGCCGCCGTCGATCTCCATGTAGGGGTGGCCGTAACCGCAGTAGGTCAGGCAACTCAGCGTGTAATCACCACGTCGTGTCGCACCGAGTTGACGATCAACAGGTCTGGTGGCACTCTGCGGGAGCGCAACCGGGTGCATCATCATGCCACCACCCATGTGAACCTGTCCGGATGGCATGATCGCGAGGGTGTGGTCGGGATACTGCTCGTTCGCCTCCTCCAGCAGTTCGTGAAAGTCGCCGTCGGCCGGGGGCGGGATACGTTCCTCGTTTCGTTCTTCGAGTGTCTCGTGGTCGGGAAGGGCCTCGCGGATCAACGATGGAATGGATTGCAGGGCTTGACTCGAGAGCGTGTTGAACGAAACGACGCGAAGAACATCGTTCCGTTGCAGGCTGACACGCTCCTGTTCCTCGCCGGATTCATCAACGATGATGAAGCCCCAGTGGTAGGCTCCGATGTATATCGTCCTGTCGACGCCGTCGCCACTGCCAGGGAGATTTCCGACGCAGCCAGAGAGACCTGCGATGCCAGCTCCAAGCGCGGTCAGGAACTTCCGCCGCTGTACTGTTGGAGACATGATCGTGCTATTGCGACTCCTCGCGGCTGAGTTTCGCGCGGCGTTCCTCGAACTCCTCGTCGGAGAGCTCACCGCGAGCGTACGCCACTCGGAGTTCCTCGAGTGCCCTGTCGCCGGTCAGCGATGATCCGACACCGCCGACGAGGCCGCGATAGAGGAGATAGCCGATACCGACGAGGACGACGAGCCAGACGAGCATCATCCCGATACCCCACAGCGGCGAGAGACCGCCAGCCATCCCGCCGCCCCACCACCAGCCCATCATGCCCATCATCGGCATCGCGAACACCATCATCAACAGCGGGAAAAGGACGATTACCGCCAGGACGATCAGGACGATGCGGAGCAAGCCGTCGGACGTGCGCTCTGTGGACATAGTGAACCACTAGGGAAGTTCGTCGACTGCGTCCATAAAGTTGGTCAGCCGCCAGTACTGCTCCAGTGATGTCTCCTGACTTAGGGGACGGCCGATACGTTGCTTCGTGTCTTCACAGATATGATTCCACTCAGCAGCAGTCGTTTTCGTCGGGCGACCACCCGCACGCGTTGCCCGTCGTCAGGTCGTTTTCGTCCACATAGGTCGAGAGACAGGCATAGTTACAGAAGTACATTGGTGAGCCACAATCGTCGTTACAGTCACGTACACAGATCGGGTCGTGGTCGAAGATACGCGACCCGCAGTACGCACAGGTCTCTTCGGCGTCGGGGAGTTCGACGGTCGTAGACATACCTGCGCTACGGGCACGAGTCAAAAACGTATTTCGCCAGTCGACCATCCATCTACTTCGATTCCGGGCTGTCCGCGGTGTAGGCGTGAGACGGAGCTACTAGAACTCGATCGCTCCGATCATCGGCTCGCCGACACACTTCGGGCAGACATCGGTGTCGTATTCCTCCATACAGTGCCGGTGGCAGGAGATCCCGCAGTGCTCGCAGACGAACACCTCGTCGTCGCTGGTACACTGTGATTCACAGATGTAGCACTGGACCATGGTTCGTAGAACGTACGGTGGCTATCGAGATAAATCGCTGTGCCCATGCATCTCTGCTATTGACACCTGATTTCGGCACGGGTCGTCCCACATCGAGATTGGAGACTGGCTTGTACTCGATGAGCGTCGGGACTTCCACACGCGCAGACCCAGACAGGTTCAGTTCTCTTGATTCTGCACCAATCGCTCGCGGCGTCGTTGGAACTCCGCTTCGTCGATCTCGCCTCGTGCGTAACGCCGTTGGAGGGTTTCCATCGCGGAATCGTCGCTCTCGGGAGGTGCATCATCTCGACCCAGTGCCCAGTAGAGTAGTCCGGCAACCAGCCCCAGCATTCCGAGTGCCCCGCCGACGAACGGCAGCCCGCTGAACCAGCCATCGCTTCGGCCGTTCATCATCCCTGGACCCATCATTCCGCCACCGGAGTTCCCGCCACCGCCGGTGCTGGACCCATACGCTATTGCACCCTGTTCGACGATCGCGTCGCTCTCGGGCACGTCGCCGTCCGGTATCGGACTCGATTCGGCTGGCCCGCCGGGGCTGCCGACGACGATGCGACCGACCATCCCGACCGACTTGTGCGGGATGCAGTAGTAGTCGTACGTGCCTGGCTCTTCGAACGTGTACTCGAAGGATCCCGACGAGATGGTCCCGCTGTCGAATGCGCTGGCGTCGGATGGAATCCGATTCTCGTAGGCGGTCGCCGAGTGTGCTCCGGCCGCTAGCTCGAAGCGAACGGTCGTGCCGGGTTCGACGTGGAGTCCGATTGGGTCGAAGTAGTTGTTCCCCATCTCGACGACGGGCGTCTCCTGTGCGGCGACTGGCTGGGTGAGTCCCGCACTTGCGACTGTGCCGGCACCGAGTGCTCCTAGGAACTGGCGTCTACTGTAGTCCGTCATCATTGTTGTTTTACTGCTGTTATCCGCGGATGATGCTGGCGAGCCGTTACGTGAGTCCGGTCGATTGCTGGTCTGCACGTTCGATAGCTGCCTCCAGTTCGCCCCGGCCGACGATGCCGATGAACTCGTCAGTCCGCTCCCCGTTCGCATACACGAGCGTCGTTGGTGTCTTTCGGACGCCGTACTCCTCGGCCGTCTCCAGATCGATCTGGATGTCGACCTCGCGAAATTCGACATCCGGATACGCATCTTCGATGCCTTCGTTTTTCTCTCGTTGCGTTGCGCACGCCCCGCACGTCTCCTGCGTGAAGAGGAGTACTTCCGTCATAGTAGCTAGTATGGTCTTGTGCCTTTAGCACATTTCTGTTCACATCCGAAAGCTGTGAGGGTCACAGATTTCAGAATCCAAGGGAAGCGGACGTGGGTAACGCGGGAGTTGGTGGTCGAGACGATTACTCCGACCGTTCGAGTCTCTCACGGCGGGCTTCGAACTCTTCGTCAGTGAGGTCCCCACGAGCGTATGCCGTGCGGAGTTCCTCCATCGCGGGATTTCGAGATGTCTGCGTTTCGTTCATGCGCCGGAAGATGAGGTAGCCCCCGCCGAGGAGGATGAGGAGGAAGATGAGCGGGACGAGCATCCCGACGAGCGGCCACCATCCACCAGTACCGCCATACTGACCCATCATCCCACCGTACCCCATCATCCCGCCGAATCCCATCCCCATTGTGAGCAACGGAAGCAAGATGATCGCTCCGAGGATCAGGAGGACGATGGTCGTGGTGTCGAGCTGGTTCGATGAAGACATCGAGATCAGGCCTCCGACTTGGAGCCTAGTTCGTCGGTGACTGCAGAGAGAACACGCTCGAAACGCTCGTTGACCTCGGTCGCGATGGAATCGAGTGCATCGTTGTCCGCGATACCGACTAATTGTTGCGGATCGACGGCACTCACCATGACCTCGCCGTCGTCGGTTCCGTAGACGATGACGTTACACGGGAGGAGTGCGCCGAGTTCGATTTCTTCGGTCAGTCCTTCGTATGCCAGCGGGGGATTGCATGCACCGAGAATGCGGTACTGACGGAACTCTTCGCCGAGTTTCTCCTTGAGCGTCGCCTGGATATCGATGTCACAGAGGACGCCGAATCCTTCGTCTTCGAGCGCAGCAATCGTCGTGTCGACGACGTCGTCGAACTCACCGGTGACTGAAGTCTGTATTGTGTATTCCATGGAATATCATACCCCGTCCACGGGGTTAACGGTTGGGTGCCACAACGACGGGCGTTGGGAGTGTAATGTGTTGGCTGGAACAGCACTGGATCCGATCATCCGGTACGTTCGAGCTGTTTTCGCCGTCGATCGAATTCATCGTCCGAGAGCTCACCACGGGCGTAGCGCTCACGGAGAACCGACAGCGACTGCGCATCGTTCCCGTCGGATCCTCGGTTGAGGAGCGCATAGCCGATGTAGATGGACAGACCGATGATGAGGGCCATCCAGAGGAGTCCCCAGAGCCCCATCGCTCCGCCGAAGAGACCCCAGCCGCCGCCCATCATGCCGCCGCCGTAGCTCCCACCACCATGGGCAGCAGCCGTTCCAGTCGCCGCGACCAGCAGCGGGACCGCGATGATCGCGAGTCGACGAGCAGTGCGTCCGATGTGAGTGGTGAATTGCGTCATTATCTTGAGTTGGTGAATCGTGGTGTTCGGTCGAAGCGATCGAAACGGTCAGGGCCTATCAGCAGTGGCCCTGCCCGTACATCCCGCCGTTGTAGTCATCGTTAGCCCCATTGTGGTATTCCTCGTCAGCCATGTCCTGGGCCATCTCGTCGACGGTCACACCCATGTGCGATTCCATCCACTCGACGCTACCAGGGCCCATGTGCTCGGTCATCTGCGCCTCCATCCAGGCCGCCCAGTCATCAGCGGTAGCGTTGTCAGTGGGCGCGTCGTCAGCAGCCGTGTCGGTGCCGTGTGCGCTGACCACGGGAGCGGCGAACGCGAGTCCAACGATCGCGAGCGCCACGAGCAGCCAGCGGCCGAGTTTGAAGTTGGTCATTGTCTTTCTCCTCGGTTACTCGTAGGACTGCTCGGGAGTTATCGACGTGGGTGTGAATCCACTCAGGAGAACGTTCGAGAACGTGTATAAGACGATCTAACCGTTTTTCATAACAAGAAACGTTCCTCCGGCTCGAATTCGCCGGGTTGGCACTCAACCCTTCTCCCAGACAGGACCAAGGCCACAGGAACGATAGCCTGAACGATCGGAAACCAGGGCTTCAACCGAGTTACTCGACGTATCTCACGACACGCGCCATTCCTGCATCGAGATGGTAGAGGTTGTGGCAGTGGAATAACCACCGGCCGGGATTGTCCGCGTGGAAGTCGATCGTCACCTGCCCTCTATGTCCGGGGACGATGACGGTGTCTTTGACTGCGTTACCGACCTGAAAGAAGTGGCCGTGAAGGTGCATCGGGTGAACGACCGGGCTCTGATTGGTCATCCGAATCCGGACGTGTTCCCCGGGTCGAATATTTAGTGGATCGGCATCCGGATAGGTCTGTCCGTCAATCGTCCACACGTACTCACCCCTGCCGCGAGACAGCGTCAAGTCGAACGTCCGGTCGGGATCGTCGCTCACACCGTCGAGCGAGGAGAGTGCTCGAAGGTCGCCGTACTGCAATCGGTTACTCGAGGACGATGGGGTCTGGGGGGTGCCCGAACCACCTGTGGATTCGTACTCGACGACGGCTCTAGCTGGTGGTTCGTTCCCGTCAAGTGCGTCCGCCTGAACGAACCACCTTCCCGGATTCGTCGCTTCGACCACGACGTCGTACCGCTCGCCGGCTCCGAAGACGAACGAGTCTGCGTCGACGGGTTCGACGGGCTGGCCATCGGCATGGGTCACCGTCATCTCGTGGCCGGCGATCCGCACCCCGAAGACCGTCGCGCTGGAAGCATTCACGAACCGGAAGCGAATCCGATCGCCCTCAGCTACGTCGAACGTCTGGGGGTCCTCGGGCAGTCGACCGTTGATCAGAAGTCCCTCGTATGGCGGCCGAATGTCGCCCATCATCCCGCCTCCCCCACCCATTCCACCACCGCCACCCATCCCACCATTGCTGTCGGACGGAAGACGGGGCTCTCCGGAGAGGTAATCATCGACGATGACGACGTACTCGCGGTCGTACTCGACGTGTGGGTCGGATTCTTCGACGATCAGTGGCCCCAGCAATCCCCGGTCGAGTTGGAGTCCGACGTGGCTGTGATAGAAGTACGTCCCGGCGGGTTCGGCACGGAAGGTGTACGTGAACGTGTCGCCGGAAGCGATCGGCTCTTGCGTCACGTTCGGCACGCCATCGACCGGATTCGGAACCGGGACCCCGTGCCAGTGAATCGTCGTCTCCTCCTGGAGGTCGTTGGTCAGTTCGACGCTGAGCACGTCGCCCTCCTGAACGCGTAGCTCCGGCCCCGGAAATTGACCCTCGTACATCCAGTTAGCCGTCGATGTATCGGGCGCTGGTCGAATCGTCCCGGACGCTGCAGTGAGGCTGACGGATGTATCTGGCTCGGCCGTCACTGTCGAGCGTGGCGTCACCTCACGACCTTCACCATCGTCGGTGTCCGGGAACTGGCCGGCACAACCCGCGAGCGCTCCCAGGGTGGTTGCCCCTGTCAGTTGGAGGAGCCTGCGGCGCGAGAGCGACCGTTGTTCTCTATGCGGCACAGTTGTTCGGACCCAGTTCAAGTTCTGTCGCCTCGCCCTCGTCGTCGACGGTCTCTTTGCCGGTGTTGATGGCGATAACTGTCTCGTAGTTCGGGGGCTTCTCCGGGGCATCCTCGGTTAATCGCTCGATGAACGCTTCGCGGTCGAGCCCGAGGAAGTCGAGTTTCTCGCGTAGATTGCCGAGTCGGGCATCGAGGGGTTCGCCGGGCGAGCCGTTCTCGTAGCGCCCGTCGCTCGTGACGGTGAGGTGGCCCGGCAGAATCGTCGTGTCGTCCGGGAGGTCGAGGATCGTCTCGTGGAGCGAGTCGTGCAGCAGTTCCGCTCCACGCGAGGCATCGTCCTCCCCGAATTGGAGTTCCGTCCGTCCGACGGAGTCGACGAACAGCGTGTCGCCCGTCAGCAGGAGTTCCCCGTCGAGGAGGTAGTTCATCATCTCCGAGGTGTGGCCGGGGGTGTGGAGCGCCTCGATCTCGACGTCGCCGACTTCGATGACTTCTCTATCCGATAGCGGTTCGTACTCGTACTCGACATCGCGCTCTCTGGCTGCTTCGCCGAGGTGGTAGGGCACGCCGATCTCGTCGGCGAGGGCCGGACTGCCTGAGATATGGTCGGCGTGGACGTGCGTATCGAGCACGCGTGTGATCGAGAACCCGGCGTCCTGGGCGGCGACTTTGAACTGGTTGGTCTGTCTGGTTGCGTCGACCACGACGGCTTCTCCCGCCTCCTTCGAGCCGACGACGTAGCCGAGACAGCCCTTCGCCCGCCGCTGGACCTGCCGAACGACGAGGTCGTCGCTGGCTGTCTCGATGGGGACGGCCTCGTAGAGTTTGCTCCACTCCTCCATGCTGCCTGTGACGACGGAGACGTCGTCGTACCCGCGCTCGTCGAGGTCGAACGCGAACGGCGTCGACGTCAAACCCTTCCCGCAGATAGCGACGACCGGCTGGCCGTCGACCAGTGCGTTCACCTCATCGAGTTGGTCCTCGCTCAACCCCTCGTCAGGGTCATACGGAACGTTAGTTGCGTCGCGTACGTGCCAGGCCTCGAAGCTGTCTTCGGGACGCACATCGATGAGCGTGAACTGTTCGTCGGCGTCGATCTTGTCCGCGAGTTGTTCCGCGGTAATGTTCTTGACCATCGTATCTCACCTGTATAGTGTCCGTTCGCCGTTCGTTGGATCCGTCGCGAGTACCGTCGCTATCTAGCGCGTTCGATTACGCCCTTCTTCGGGGAAAGCGTTCCCACGGGGAATCATGGATGTCTCGCAGTAGGCCTCTCCGTCCCGGTAGTCGACGCCCGGTTGGATGAACGGATACGGCCCGTCGGCGGGCGTGTTCTGTGCCCGACCGCCGTCGTCTGCAGTCTCGACCAGCCCCATCACCTCATAGTCGACTGGTGAGTGCTCTTCGAGGTACTCGACGATGACGTCGACAGGTATCGTCCCGTCGTCGACCTCGACGTCCTGGAACGGGAACCCGCAGTTGCCGAGGTCACGTTCTGGGTCGCCAGGACGGCGGAACGTCGCCACCGAGTACGTCTCCTCCGGGTCGACCAGCTCGCCGTCGATTCGCATCTCGACGAGGCGACGGCCCCCCTTGGCGGTCGGGTCGACGGTCACCTCGACATTCGAGGAGAAATTTCGGACGCGGCCGTCCTCCTGGTCGTAGGGGTACGGCGTGAAGTTGTCCTCGAGGAACTCCTCCATGTGGCTCGTGAGTTGCTGGCCGTAGGCGACGCCGCAGGCGACGGGCGTCGTCATCGGGAAGAACGTGTACAGTTCGCCGAGCGTGATCTCGCCGGGTGGGATAGCGGTCCCGTACCGGAACCCGTGTGAGACGGCGAGGTCGGTGTCGAAGTGTGCCTGAAGTGCGTCATTGAACAGCGTGTTCCAGGCGCTTTCGAGGAACGACTGCCGGTAGAGCGGCGTGTCCGTCTGCCCGACGGTCGTATCCAGGGGGCGTTCGAGCGTGCCGGCTCCACGCTCGAATTCTGGATTTTCTTCGAAGAACGGTGCACGCACCGACTCGACGGTTTCCTGTACATCGGCGTCCGGGTCCGGCGTGTACTCGCCGTCCTCGGTGAGGCAGTAGAGGTGGTGTCTGAACTGTATCTCCCCGTCTCGAATTCGGAGGTCGACACGGCCGAGCGCTTCGCCCATGCCGGACTCGACGACCACGGTTTCGGTCTCCTCGACGACGATAGGTTCGTACGTATACTCGTGGGTGTGCGCGCTGAACATCACGTCCACGCTCGCACAGTCTTTCGCAGCCTGGACCATCCACGGCAGGCCGATTTCGGTGACTGCGACTACGACATCCGCGCCGTCATCGCGGGCGGCCTGTGCGGACTCTTCGAGGAGCGCGGGATGCTTCCCGAAGCGGTACTTCCCTTCCCAGAACGAAGGAGCCATCCGGTCGACGTAGACGTTCGTCATGCCGACGACGCCTACAGAGAGTCCACCGACCTCGAGGATGCTGTACGCGTCGTACAGCCGCTTGTCAGTCTCCCAGTCGTAGAGGTTGTTCGCGAGGACCATGGCGTCGAGTTCGTCCATCAGTTCCACGAAGTTGCCGTCCTCGGCGGCCTCGTTCGAGTAATCCCAGTTCCCGGGGACATAGACGTCGGGCGCGACGTGCTCGTTGATGGGCTCAAGCATTGCCCGCCCGTCGGTGTAAGTGGTTACGGCGGAGCCATGGAACGTATCACCACTCATCAGGGTACAGACCTCGTCGTCCTCGCGGAGTTCGTCCAGTTTGGCCGCGAGCAGGGGAACCCCGCCACCGCGCTTGATGATGCGGTCGTCGTTTCTGAACTCGAAGTTCGGTTTCGACGTTGGGTTGTCGTAGTAGACCTGGTGGCGTGGCGTGAGCTGTCCGTGGAGGTCGCTGACGTGCGCGAAGACGACGTCTGGGTCGCCTGCGCTGTCACGCGCAGGGTCACCGTCTAGGGATTGCCACTCGCCGACGGATGTCTCGTCCTGGTTCATCGTGACGCGACTGTAGATACGACCGTTGGCTGTTCATAAGTTGTGGTTGAAATTCGAAAGACCGCACAAAACTACGTATAGGTTCGCTATCGGCTACATAGTCGATTGAAAGCCTAGACCGGTCGAGTTCGGTTTGCAAAACAATCTCGTAGTGCGTTCTAGTGGCAGGTGCGAAGGATGAGTGAGACACTGGCCTTACACTTATTAGGGAGAACTTGCCTAAGGGAGAAGGCCGTAGTATTGGCCGAGCAGAGATGTACGCGCTTGTTCGAACGTCGAGGTGGTCTCGATGACAGCTAACTGGGTAACGACGGGGATGTCTGCAGTCGTCATCCTCTTCGCGGCCGCCGTTCACGGTATTGCTGGGTTCGGCTTCGCACAGGTGTCGATGGGTATAATGCCGCTGTTTCGGTCGCCCTCGAGCGCGTCGATCATCTTCACGGCGACGGCGGTGGTGGCCAACGCCCGCGTCTGGTGGAGCGTCCGGGACGCGTTCGACTGGGAGAAGTGGATTGTCCCTGTCGCTGGGCTCGTCGTCGGGATGCCGCTCGGTATCTACGTGTTCAGTGGGTTCGACGCGGCACAGATGCGCGTCGCCATCGGGGCAGTTCTCGTGCTGGCTGTCATCGTCGTCGGTGCGACCCAGCAACTCGATGTCGTTACGGACTGGATCGAGGAGAAGGACTACCGACCGGGGAAGATAATTGGCGCGACGGCCGGGCTGCTCGCCGGAGTCTTCGGCGGCGCCGTCGCCGTTCCCGGCCCGCCGATGATCGTCTACGGGGCCTTCATGTCGGCGAGCGGGTTCTGGAGCGACGAGGAGATGAAGGCCACGTTCACCGCCTTCTTCGGGACGCTCATGCTGTATCGCCTCGGGAGTCTAACCTACACGGGAGACGTGACGATGCCGCTGATGATCGAGGCTGCCGTCGCCATTCCGATGGTGTTCGTCGGCTCTTGGATCGGCGTGTACATCTTCGACAACATCCCCGAACGCATCTTCCAGTGGGTCGTACTGGGGCTATTGACCGTGAACGCGGTCGTCCTGCTGTTCACGTCGGTTCCGGAACTCTAACCGCGTTCGGCTGTCCTCTGTGCGAGGATTTCGGGTCCCCTCGATACAGCGGTTGTAGCCAAAAAACAGCGTCGCAACGGTGCTAATTCGTGCGCTATTCGGGCGTCGGTTAGGCACTCATCATGTTCCGACAGCT includes these proteins:
- a CDS encoding MBL fold metallo-hydrolase: MVKNITAEQLADKIDADEQFTLIDVRPEDSFEAWHVRDATNVPYDPDEGLSEDQLDEVNALVDGQPVVAICGKGLTSTPFAFDLDERGYDDVSVVTGSMEEWSKLYEAVPIETASDDLVVRQVQRRAKGCLGYVVGSKEAGEAVVVDATRQTNQFKVAAQDAGFSITRVLDTHVHADHISGSPALADEIGVPYHLGEAARERDVEYEYEPLSDREVIEVGDVEIEALHTPGHTSEMMNYLLDGELLLTGDTLFVDSVGRTELQFGEDDASRGAELLHDSLHETILDLPDDTTILPGHLTVTSDGRYENGSPGEPLDARLGNLREKLDFLGLDREAFIERLTEDAPEKPPNYETVIAINTGKETVDDEGEATELELGPNNCAA
- a CDS encoding 5'-nucleotidase C-terminal domain-containing protein yields the protein MNQDETSVGEWQSLDGDPARDSAGDPDVVFAHVSDLHGQLTPRHQVYYDNPTSKPNFEFRNDDRIIKRGGGVPLLAAKLDELREDDEVCTLMSGDTFHGSAVTTYTDGRAMLEPINEHVAPDVYVPGNWDYSNEAAEDGNFVELMDELDAMVLANNLYDWETDKRLYDAYSILEVGGLSVGVVGMTNVYVDRMAPSFWEGKYRFGKHPALLEESAQAARDDGADVVVAVTEIGLPWMVQAAKDCASVDVMFSAHTHEYTYEPIVVEETETVVVESGMGEALGRVDLRIRDGEIQFRHHLYCLTEDGEYTPDPDADVQETVESVRAPFFEENPEFERGAGTLERPLDTTVGQTDTPLYRQSFLESAWNTLFNDALQAHFDTDLAVSHGFRYGTAIPPGEITLGELYTFFPMTTPVACGVAYGQQLTSHMEEFLEDNFTPYPYDQEDGRVRNFSSNVEVTVDPTAKGGRRLVEMRIDGELVDPEETYSVATFRRPGDPERDLGNCGFPFQDVEVDDGTIPVDVIVEYLEEHSPVDYEVMGLVETADDGGRAQNTPADGPYPFIQPGVDYRDGEAYCETSMIPRGNAFPEEGRNRTR
- a CDS encoding sulfite exporter TauE/SafE family protein, with the protein product MTANWVTTGMSAVVILFAAAVHGIAGFGFAQVSMGIMPLFRSPSSASIIFTATAVVANARVWWSVRDAFDWEKWIVPVAGLVVGMPLGIYVFSGFDAAQMRVAIGAVLVLAVIVVGATQQLDVVTDWIEEKDYRPGKIIGATAGLLAGVFGGAVAVPGPPMIVYGAFMSASGFWSDEEMKATFTAFFGTLMLYRLGSLTYTGDVTMPLMIEAAVAIPMVFVGSWIGVYIFDNIPERIFQWVVLGLLTVNAVVLLFTSVPEL